The Sphingopyxis fribergensis DNA segment TGGCGCCGCCCCGCGCACATGCTGCACCGCACAAATATTTTGCCCGATCCTCTTTAAATCTTCATATTTCAACGCCAGATAGCCGTCGTCACACCAATGCGGCGCGCTTCATCAAGGGTTCAGCCGCGACCCATCAAATGGCAATCATTCCCACTCGTTGGGAAAGGATTCATAAGAACTAGCGGAAAGCCCGTCGGGGCGAAACAGAAAAGCCCGGAAATTCGAGGGACTGCACAAATTGGCACGGCCTTTGCGATGCATTCGGCATCGGCGCGGGGCAGTGCCCGCCGCCCAAGGGAAAGACAAAAAAGATGGAAAACGAAACCACCAACCTCTTCCGCCGCCGCGACACCTTTTTCGGTATCTGCGAGGCTGTTGGCCAGGATTTTGGCTTCAACCCGCTGTGGCTGCGCCTTGCCTTTGTCGCGCCGCTCTTCTTCTTCCCGGTCCAGACCTTCATCGGCTATTTCGCCCTTGGTCTCGTCGTGCTGGCCTCGCGCCTGATCTTCCCTGCCAAGGCGGCAGTGGCTTCCCAGCCCGCGCCGAGCGCGGTCGAAGTCGA contains these protein-coding regions:
- a CDS encoding PspC domain-containing protein — its product is MENETTNLFRRRDTFFGICEAVGQDFGFNPLWLRLAFVAPLFFFPVQTFIGYFALGLVVLASRLIFPAKAAVASQPAPSAVEVDAPKAEKTEELALAA